The sequence CAGCGACCTATCAGCCACCGGTCACCTCAAGTCGATAGCCGGCTCCACGCAGCGTGACGATGGCGTTTTTGCCAAATGGACGATCAATTTTGTTCCTAAGGTGACCTATGTAGACCTCCACGATGTTCGGATCACCATCAAAATCTTCATCCCAAACCCCTTGCAGAACTTGGGTCTTTGAGACAACCACCCCGACGTTTCGGGCGAGATAGGCCAGGACTGAGAATTCTCTGGCGGTGAGTGAAATTTCAACACCCTCCCGCTTTACGATCCGGCTAGCCGGGTCAATTCGCAAGTCCCCAAAGCTCAGCACGGTTGGGCGCTTATTGGCTCCTCTTCTCGCAAGAGCTCGGATGCGCGCCACCAGCACCGCAAAATGCACTGGTTTCACAACATAGTCATCGGCACCAATTTCGAGACCGTCAACCTGGTCCCACTCACCGTCTTTAGCGGTGAGCATCATCACCGGGGTCCAGTTCTCTTGCTCACGCAAGGTCTTGCAAACCACATAACCATTCATGCCAGGCATCATGACATCCAAGAGAATCACGTCGTAGGTGTTTTCAGTGGCATACCAAAGGCCGTCTATCCCGTTGCTGGCAACATCAACGGCAAAGCCCTCGGCTTCGAGTCCGCGCTTTATTCCGTCTGCAAGACGGACCTCGTCATCAACTATTAGAACGCGCATGCCTCAATTTTGACATGCACCCGCTAAATATCGTTACCGCGCCAATTTCGCTTTGGATTGTTTGTGGTCTTTTTTTCCAGGCCTGACCGAAAATACTTGCCAGCTACCAGGATTCCTGAGTGGCTCATGAGAATGCAAGGTGGGAAATCTTCTGCACCTTGTAGTCATTTAAGCTATGTCAAACGGTGCTTTTAGAAGGGACATAATCGACACCCTCCAACAAATCAATTCTTCTTGCGGTTTCAAATTTGCGTTTTGAATTATTTTTGTCTGGTGGGTTCTCGAGAGGGTTCTAAGAAAAAATTAGCTAGGCAATCAGCCTTTGAGAAGAACTGTTGGGGCTCTGGCCTCACCCGGCTAGGTAACTTACAAAAGCATTCCCAGCTTGGATCTAACCAGCACCTCGAAGGCGGCAACCTGGCCGGTCGCCGTTTTTAGTTCCTCAGAATCTAGAAACAGCTCAATCGAGCCGTCTGCATTTTCCAGCAGAACACATGGCTCTTGACCTAAAGAAGCGGCAAGCTCCTTGTCGCTGCGCTCGTTCATGTGTAAAAGGCGAAATCCAACGCCTAAGCCCGCTTGCAGCCTCTTTTCAAATTCCTTGAACTCAGCTTTTTTCCTTAGGGGAGAGTGGGTGATGTCACATAGGCTGCACTCCCTCGTGCCAATAAGGTGCCCAACCAAATACGACACTTCGCCCAAAAGCCCACCATCGGCCTTATAGACGCCTATTAGTCTTCTGTTAGTTTCGCTCACCCAAAGGCCAACACGAGCACAAAGGTAGCGCTTCCCGAGAACCTTAGGAAGCTCGGAAGGCAGCTTTTGACAGGATTGCCCGCAAGATTATTTCTGCTGGGCTGTAATTAGGCTTCGAATACGGCAGTCAGGTATTCTTCGGTCCGTCTGAAGGGTTCGGTTTGAAAATTAAGAGTAGGCCCCGTCGGATTCGAACCGACGACCCACGGATTAAAAGTCCGTTGCTCTAACCAACTGAGCTAGAGGCCCCTGCAGCTTAGAAGTGTAACAGTGGATTAGCTGAGGATGTCCTTTGTGGTGAATCTTGAGTAAGCCAAGGCACCAAAAACTGCAATGTATCCAAGTTGCAGTAGACCGTTCGAGGCAAATGAACCGAGCTCAATTGGTTGGCGCAAAAGGTCTGCAAAATCCAACCAGTAGTGGGTGAATAGCCACTCGTGCAACCATGACACCTGAGGCAGGTTGTCTAGAATCTGGCTTACTCCGGTGAGCACCACAGTCGCCGCCATGGCTCCCACTGGAACGGTTGTCAGAGTCGAGATAAACAAGCCGATGGCCAAAATTCCGGTCATCGACATCGCGGTGTAGATGGCGACCAGAGCCATGCGCCAGATTGATTCACTAAGACTAATCACGTCTCCTGATAAAAGCGTCACCGGTCCCACCGGAAACAGAATGCTTCCGATAATTGCCCCGGCAATCATCAAGGTGAAGGTGGCGGCTATGGCAAAAACTACGGTGCCAAGATACTTGACCACTAAAAGGCGCAAGCGCCCAACTGGCGCAATCAAGAGGTATCTCAAGGTGCCAAGACTGGCTTCACCGGCGATAGTGTCACCCGCCACCACTGCAACAGTGAGTGGCAAAAACAATGGCAGAGCCAAAAGAGTTGCGGTAAAGCCGGTGAATAGACCGTTTTGAGTCACTCGATCTAGAAACGGCGGGCCTTCACCTGGAGCCAGTTGCTCGCTGGTAAGAGCTACGGCAATCGCCAAAAGAATGGGTATTAGTGCGACTGCGGCCAACATTGCCCAGGTGCGGCGACGAGTAAACATGACTCGTAACTCCGAGCGCATTAGCGATAGACCTAGGGCTTTAGCGAACAACTTCAAACCCCTCTCCGGTTAGATTTACAAATAGCTCTTCGAGACTTGGCTGTTCTAGGCGAATTTCAGTCACCATAAATTTGGCTTTGACGAGTTTCTGGTTCAGCTTTGCAACATCGAAATTGGTTTCCACCGGAGCGATGATCTGGTCGGCTTTGAGCGAGAGTTTCGAGATGCCTTCGTTTTTTAGCATGGCGACAGCGTCATCGAGCCTGTCGGTTTTTAGAACTAATCGAGTTTGAGTCTTGCTGCGAAGTTCTTCGATGCTTCCTTGAGCCACAATCTTCCCAGCGGTCATAACCGCCAGGTGGTCGCAAAGTTGCTCAATTTCGCTCAAAAGGTGGCTCGAAACAAAAATTGTGATGCCCTCTTTTGCTAGGGACCGAATTAGGTTTCTAACTTCTCTGGTGCCCTGTGGATCTAGGCCATTGGTTGGCTCGTCCAGAATAAGCATCTTGCGTGGTTTTAGTAGGGCATTGGCGAGCCCTAGACGCTGTTTCATACCAAGTGAATAGGCGTGGACCTTCTTCTTGGAAGCATTGGTCAGGCCCACCCGCTCAAGAGCTGCCTCAACTCGTGCTTTTCTAGTTTTTGGGTCAGAGAATTTATCGGCAGAGTCGATGCGAATCAGGTTGTTACGGCCGGACATGTATGGGTAAAAGGCTGGCCCTTCGACCAGCGCACCCACCATCGGAAGTGTTTGTTGGAGTTTGGCTGGAATCGGATTACCCAATACCTCAATTTCACCGCTAGAAGCATCGGCGAGCCCTAAAAGCATTCGGATTGTGGTGGTTTTCCCAGACCCGTTAGGGCCTAGGAAACCAAACACCGATCCAAGCGGCACGGATAAATCAATACCTGCAACCGCTTGTTGAGAGCCGAACTGCTTTACTAGCGACTTGGTCGAAATTGCTAGCTGATTTTCATCGATCACGAATTAGTTTTGAGAAACGGAAACTAGGTAATCAACTGTTACCGCCCCGGCATAAACCTCACCGGAATCCAAGATCAAAACATTTAGCAATGGAGTGGAGAACACTTTGCCACCCGGGACGGTTTCAAACATGTCGCCGAAGAGCTCAGTGCCCATCAGCTCCATTGGGACATCCTGTGGCATGGCCGGAAGATAAATAACACTGGTCCAGTCCTCACCGATGATTTTTGGCTGTGGGTTATTGGCATACTCTGCCTCAAGCTGGGCCTTCAAATCATTTAGGTCGGCTTCGGTTACTGGGTTCTCCATCTTGGGAAGCTCTGGTACTACCAAATCCTCGATAGTGGTTCCTGACGGTGGGGTGAAATCGAACAGGGAGTCATCCACCGAAGCGAAGCTGATTGATTCAAAGCCCACTGAGATGGCAACCGCGTCCTGCTCCTTCGAGAAGACCTCTGCCTTGAGCGGCATGCCGTTTTCAGCATCAATAGAGATGACAGCCTTGGAAACCAATGACTCCTGAGCCTTTGGCTCAATGATCAGTTCATATGCCCCGCGACCAGCAACCATTTTGTCGGTACCAACTGTGACGGTGGTCGCCTCGGTTACCTGAGCCATGATGTAGTCGGCCACTGCTGCCGGGGAGCTAATGTCTAGCGCGATGGAGGCTGCATAGTCGTTGACTTGTGCTTCCAGCTCGGAAAGTTTCCCTTCAAGTTCCACACTCGCGGCCTGATCTACTTCGTAGTCAAATTGGGTATTCATCGCGGTTGCGGTCTTGGCGTCATAAATCCAAAGCTCTTTGCCATTTAGGATCAAATCGCGCTGCGACATTGGGTCAAGAATCTGGACCCTAAGCTGATCTTCTCCACCTACGTAAACCCGCATCTTGTGGGTTCCGGCGATTAGCTCAAGAGCCTGAGTCAAAGTGTTTGACTCAATAATTTGTGGAACGAAGTCTGCCATTTCGGGTGGCATCTTCTCTTCCATCTTCGCAACCATTTCTTCATTCATCATGGAGCTGAAATCGAGAGCCGGGAGGCCGAGGTCGGTTGTCTTGAGAACTGTGCCCGAAAACTCCAATGTGGAGTTCGACTCCATGTTGGATTCCATCAGAAGCATTAGCTCCTGCGGGGTGACGTCTGGAAGGTCAATGGCGTTGGCTTGCATCGGTATCGCAACCACTCCAAGAGCGATGATGGCCGGTGCTAAAGCGGCGGGAATCCAGCGGCTTGTCTTCTTCATGAACTACTCCCTTGATATCTTCTATAAATCTATGTTCTAGAACTGCAAAAACGCTGAATGTGTTCCCCCGCTGACAAAACATTCAGCGGGGGAAGCAAATTACTAGCGAATCAAGGCCGGGTTTTTTGGGTCCCTGTCGTCGATGCCCCAGTGCTGACCGTAATCTCCCGCCAGCAGGTCTAAAAATGGCTTAGCGTCGAATTCTTCTGGACCCATGACGCCCTGGCCGTCCCAGACTCCGGTCGCCAATAACTCAAGAGCGATAACAGGCACCATCGCGGTCTGCCAAACCACAGCTTGGGACTGGTAGTTGGCATTGGTCCATTCGGTATCGGCCACGTGATACAGGTAGCTGGCCTTGTCCTCACCCGCTAGCCCCTTACCGGTGACCAAGGTTCCCGCACAAGTCTTACCGGTCATCCGGTCAGCCAGTGAGGCTGGGTCCGGAAGCACGGCTGCCACAAGATCGCGAGGGGCAACCATGGCCTTGCCGTCTTGGGTGCGCACGGCAACTGGTGAAATGCCATCAAGGCCGAGATTGTGCAGGGTCTTTAGAATTCCGATGAATTCTTCACCCAGGCCGTATTTAAAAGTAACTTTTTTGGCATCCATCGTGCGCGGAAGCATGTTGACCTCCTCGTGCTCCACGTTCACACACTCAACCGGGCCAATTCCACCTGGGAACTCAAAGAATCCCGGCTCGCTAAATGGTTCGGTGGTATACCAGCCCTTGTCTTTTTCCCAAATCAATGGCGGGTTCAAGCACTCTTCAATGACAGTCCAGATTGAGAATGAAGGGGCAAATATTTCCTCCCCAGCATCGTTTGTGACAACCAGGTTGCCACCGTCGATGATTGAAATCTCATCCACCTCAGAGAATAAGTGGTCCGCGGCATAGCGGGCAAATATGTTCGAAATGCCCGGTTCTGCCCCAGTTCCAATCAGCGCGAGTTTGCCAATTGCTTCAAACTCTTTGGCTTTGTCATATTGCCAATCACCGAGCTTTTCACCAGGTTGGTTGAAGGGATCTGTTTTATGAGCATGGCTGAGGCTCATTGCCATGTCCATGTAGTTGGCCTTGGCATCGATAGCACCTTGGAAAACGCTCTGCACGAATTTTGGCTCAACCGCATTCATGACGTGGGTGATGGCATACTCGGTTATTTTCGCAGCAACATTTTCGGGTTTGGATGCATCAATTTGAGTCGCCTCAAAAAGCTGCGCCACCTCAGATTTATGATTTGTTTTTACCCAGTCCACGCTTTTTTGGGCGCGATTCAGGTCGTAGTCCGCGACCACTATTTTTTCAAAGAAATTACGATTAGCGGCAATCTTGACGATAGCATCGCCAACACCACCTGCCCCAATTAGCAAGATACGCATTGATTTCACAACCGAACTTTGACCGATTTGTAAATGGGCCCAGTCCTTGCCCTTATTCACTAATAGGCGCAAACCATGTGGTGCTGCATTGCAACCGCGCCTTCATTGAGCGAACTTTTCTTATTATGCCCGAGGTTGGAAGGATTCGCTAGCTAACCAAGCTGGCGAATAGGAATCACCAGTTGGGTTTTGCCAATTGGATCTTCGAGCACCCGGGCCAAAATATTGAATGCTCTCGCAAGGTTATTAGGAGTGATGACCTCCTTGGGCTCACCCTGGGCAATCACGTGTCCGTCTTTTAGAATCACCACCGTGTCGGCAAAGCGAGCTGCCAAGTTCAGATCGTGAATCACGGCGATGATCGTCATGGAGCGCTCGCGCTTCAAGGAAGACAAAAGGTTGATTACCTGCAACTGGTGGCTGTAATCCAGTGAATTGGTAGGCTCATCAAGCAACAAGACCTCTGGGTTCTTGACCAGGGCCGCCGCAATAACGGCCACCTGGCGAAACCCACTGGAGAGTTCGCCTATCTTCTGATCTGCCTTTTCGCTCAAGCCCGTTCTCTCCAAAAGCAAATCAATCTCTTGTTTGAGTCTTGGCGAGACTCGAGAAATGCC is a genomic window of Candidatus Aquiluna sp. UB-MaderosW2red containing:
- a CDS encoding response regulator transcription factor, with protein sequence MRVLIVDDEVRLADGIKRGLEAEGFAVDVASNGIDGLWYATENTYDVILLDVMMPGMNGYVVCKTLREQENWTPVMMLTAKDGEWDQVDGLEIGADDYVVKPVHFAVLVARIRALARRGANKRPTVLSFGDLRIDPASRIVKREGVEISLTAREFSVLAYLARNVGVVVSKTQVLQGVWDEDFDGDPNIVEVYIGHLRNKIDRPFGKNAIVTLRGAGYRLEVTGG
- a CDS encoding ABC transporter permease; translated protein: MRSELRVMFTRRRTWAMLAAVALIPILLAIAVALTSEQLAPGEGPPFLDRVTQNGLFTGFTATLLALPLFLPLTVAVVAGDTIAGEASLGTLRYLLIAPVGRLRLLVVKYLGTVVFAIAATFTLMIAGAIIGSILFPVGPVTLLSGDVISLSESIWRMALVAIYTAMSMTGILAIGLFISTLTTVPVGAMAATVVLTGVSQILDNLPQVSWLHEWLFTHYWLDFADLLRQPIELGSFASNGLLQLGYIAVFGALAYSRFTTKDILS
- a CDS encoding ABC transporter ATP-binding protein, with product MIDENQLAISTKSLVKQFGSQQAVAGIDLSVPLGSVFGFLGPNGSGKTTTIRMLLGLADASSGEIEVLGNPIPAKLQQTLPMVGALVEGPAFYPYMSGRNNLIRIDSADKFSDPKTRKARVEAALERVGLTNASKKKVHAYSLGMKQRLGLANALLKPRKMLILDEPTNGLDPQGTREVRNLIRSLAKEGITIFVSSHLLSEIEQLCDHLAVMTAGKIVAQGSIEELRSKTQTRLVLKTDRLDDAVAMLKNEGISKLSLKADQIIAPVETNFDVAKLNQKLVKAKFMVTEIRLEQPSLEELFVNLTGEGFEVVR
- a CDS encoding saccharopine dehydrogenase family protein, with protein sequence MRILLIGAGGVGDAIVKIAANRNFFEKIVVADYDLNRAQKSVDWVKTNHKSEVAQLFEATQIDASKPENVAAKITEYAITHVMNAVEPKFVQSVFQGAIDAKANYMDMAMSLSHAHKTDPFNQPGEKLGDWQYDKAKEFEAIGKLALIGTGAEPGISNIFARYAADHLFSEVDEISIIDGGNLVVTNDAGEEIFAPSFSIWTVIEECLNPPLIWEKDKGWYTTEPFSEPGFFEFPGGIGPVECVNVEHEEVNMLPRTMDAKKVTFKYGLGEEFIGILKTLHNLGLDGISPVAVRTQDGKAMVAPRDLVAAVLPDPASLADRMTGKTCAGTLVTGKGLAGEDKASYLYHVADTEWTNANYQSQAVVWQTAMVPVIALELLATGVWDGQGVMGPEEFDAKPFLDLLAGDYGQHWGIDDRDPKNPALIR
- a CDS encoding ABC transporter ATP-binding protein; translation: MFDAESKIAAQALSAGYSADEVIHNIDLNFKAGSVTAIIGANGAGKSSLLKALARKIKSSSGAVLLDGLAITSLTKGQLENKVGLLGTIPVAKRTETVFDLVARSAMAANGISRVSPRLKQEIDLLLERTGLSEKADQKIGELSSGFRQVAVIAAALVKNPEVLLLDEPTNSLDYSHQLQVINLLSSLKRERSMTIIAVIHDLNLAARFADTVVILKDGHVIAQGEPKEVITPNNLARAFNILARVLEDPIGKTQLVIPIRQLG